One segment of Kogia breviceps isolate mKogBre1 chromosome 14, mKogBre1 haplotype 1, whole genome shotgun sequence DNA contains the following:
- the LOC131740370 gene encoding guanine nucleotide-binding protein G(s) subunit alpha isoform X6, which produces MRILHVNGFNGDSEKATKVQDIKNNLKEAIETIVAAMSNLVPPVELANPENQFRVDYILSVMNVPDFDFPPEFYEHAKALWEDEGVRACYERSNEYQLIDCAQYFLDKIDVIKQADYVPSDQDLLRCRVLTSGIFETKFQVDKVNFHMFDVGGQRDERRKWIQCFNDVTAIIFVVASSSYNMVIREDNQTNRLQEALNLFKSIWNNRWLRTISVILFLNKQDLLAEKVLAGKSKIEDYFPEFARYTTPEDATPEPGEDPRVTRAKYFIRDEFLRISTASGDGRHYCYPHFTCAVDTENIRRVFNDCRDIIQRMHLRQYELL; this is translated from the exons ATGAGGATCCTGCATGTTAATGGGTTTAATGGAGA TAGTGAGAAGGCAACCAAAGTGCAGGACATCAAAAACAACCTGAAAGAGGCCATTGAA ACCATCGTGGCCGCCATGAGCAACCTGGTGCCCCCCGTGGAGCTGGCCAACCCCGAGAACCAGTTCAGAGTGGACTACATTCTGAGCGTGATGAACGTGCCAGACTTTGATTTCCCTCCC GAATTCTACGAGCACGCCAAGGCTCTGTGGGAGGACGAGGGGGTGCGTGCCTGCTATGAGCGCTCCAACGAGTACCAGCTCATCGACTGCGCCCAGTA ctTCCTGGACAAGATTGACGTCATCAAGCAGGCTGACTATGTGCCCAGCGACCAG GACCTGCTGCGCTGCCGCGTCCTGACTTCTGGAATCTTTGAGACCAAGTTCCAGGTGGATAAAGTCAACTTCCA CATGTTTGACGTGGGCGGCCAGCGTGATGAACGCCGCAAATGGATCCAGTGCTTCAATG ATGTGACTGCCATCATCTTCGTGGTTGCCAGCAGCAGCTACAACATGGTCATCCGGGAGGACAACCAGACCAACCGCCTGCAGGAGGCTCTGAACCTCTTCAAGAGCATCTGGAACAATAG ATGGCTGCGCACCATCTCTGTGATTCTGTTCCTCAACAAGCAAGATCTGCTCGCTGAGAAAGTCCTTGCCGGAAAATCGAAGATTGAGGACTACTTTCCGGAATTTGCTCGCTACACTACTCCTGAGGATG CAACTCCCGAGCCCGGAGAGGACCCACGCGTGACCCGCGCCAAGTACTTCATTCGAGATGAATTTCTG AGAATCAGCACTGCTAGTGGAGACGGGCGCCACTATTGCTACCCTCACTTCACCTGCGCTGTGGACACCGAGAACATTCGCCGTGTGTTCAATGACTGCCGTGACATCATCCAGCGCATGCACCTCCGTCAGTATGAGCTGCTCTAA
- the LOC131740370 gene encoding guanine nucleotide-binding protein G(s) subunit alpha isoform X7 has translation MRILHVNGFNGDEKATKVQDIKNNLKEAIETIVAAMSNLVPPVELANPENQFRVDYILSVMNVPDFDFPPEFYEHAKALWEDEGVRACYERSNEYQLIDCAQYFLDKIDVIKQADYVPSDQDLLRCRVLTSGIFETKFQVDKVNFHMFDVGGQRDERRKWIQCFNDVTAIIFVVASSSYNMVIREDNQTNRLQEALNLFKSIWNNRWLRTISVILFLNKQDLLAEKVLAGKSKIEDYFPEFARYTTPEDATPEPGEDPRVTRAKYFIRDEFLRISTASGDGRHYCYPHFTCAVDTENIRRVFNDCRDIIQRMHLRQYELL, from the exons ATGAGGATCCTGCATGTTAATGGGTTTAATGGAGA TGAGAAGGCAACCAAAGTGCAGGACATCAAAAACAACCTGAAAGAGGCCATTGAA ACCATCGTGGCCGCCATGAGCAACCTGGTGCCCCCCGTGGAGCTGGCCAACCCCGAGAACCAGTTCAGAGTGGACTACATTCTGAGCGTGATGAACGTGCCAGACTTTGATTTCCCTCCC GAATTCTACGAGCACGCCAAGGCTCTGTGGGAGGACGAGGGGGTGCGTGCCTGCTATGAGCGCTCCAACGAGTACCAGCTCATCGACTGCGCCCAGTA ctTCCTGGACAAGATTGACGTCATCAAGCAGGCTGACTATGTGCCCAGCGACCAG GACCTGCTGCGCTGCCGCGTCCTGACTTCTGGAATCTTTGAGACCAAGTTCCAGGTGGATAAAGTCAACTTCCA CATGTTTGACGTGGGCGGCCAGCGTGATGAACGCCGCAAATGGATCCAGTGCTTCAATG ATGTGACTGCCATCATCTTCGTGGTTGCCAGCAGCAGCTACAACATGGTCATCCGGGAGGACAACCAGACCAACCGCCTGCAGGAGGCTCTGAACCTCTTCAAGAGCATCTGGAACAATAG ATGGCTGCGCACCATCTCTGTGATTCTGTTCCTCAACAAGCAAGATCTGCTCGCTGAGAAAGTCCTTGCCGGAAAATCGAAGATTGAGGACTACTTTCCGGAATTTGCTCGCTACACTACTCCTGAGGATG CAACTCCCGAGCCCGGAGAGGACCCACGCGTGACCCGCGCCAAGTACTTCATTCGAGATGAATTTCTG AGAATCAGCACTGCTAGTGGAGACGGGCGCCACTATTGCTACCCTCACTTCACCTGCGCTGTGGACACCGAGAACATTCGCCGTGTGTTCAATGACTGCCGTGACATCATCCAGCGCATGCACCTCCGTCAGTATGAGCTGCTCTAA
- the LOC131740370 gene encoding guanine nucleotide-binding protein G(s) subunit alpha isoform X3, translated as MGCLGNSKTEDQRNEEKAQREANKKIEKQLQKDKQVYRATHRLLLLGAGESGKSTIVKQMRILHVNGFNGDSEKATKVQDIKNNLKEAIETIVAAMSNLVPPVELANPENQFRVDYILSVMNVPDFDFPPEFYEHAKALWEDEGVRACYERSNEYQLIDCAQYFLDKIDVIKQADYVPSDQDLLRCRVLTSGIFETKFQVDKVNFHMFDVGGQRDERRKWIQCFNDVTAIIFVVASSSYNMVIREDNQTNRLQEALNLFKSIWNNRWLRTISVILFLNKQDLLAEKVLAGKSKIEDYFPEFARYTTPEDATPEPGEDPRVTRAKYFIRDEFLRISTASGDGRHYCYPHFTCAVDTENIRRVFNDCRDIIQRMHLRQYELL; from the exons atggGCTGCCTCGGAAACAGTAAGACCGAGGACCAGCGCAACGAGGAGAAGGCGCAGCGCGAGGCCAACAAAAAGATCGAGAAGCAGCTGCAGAAGGACAAGCAGGTCTACCGGGCCACGCACCGCCTGCTGCTGCTGG GTGCTGGAGAATCTGGTAAAAGCACCATCGTGAAGCAAATGAGGATCCTGCATGTTAATGGGTTTAATGGAGA TAGTGAGAAGGCAACCAAAGTGCAGGACATCAAAAACAACCTGAAAGAGGCCATTGAA ACCATCGTGGCCGCCATGAGCAACCTGGTGCCCCCCGTGGAGCTGGCCAACCCCGAGAACCAGTTCAGAGTGGACTACATTCTGAGCGTGATGAACGTGCCAGACTTTGATTTCCCTCCC GAATTCTACGAGCACGCCAAGGCTCTGTGGGAGGACGAGGGGGTGCGTGCCTGCTATGAGCGCTCCAACGAGTACCAGCTCATCGACTGCGCCCAGTA ctTCCTGGACAAGATTGACGTCATCAAGCAGGCTGACTATGTGCCCAGCGACCAG GACCTGCTGCGCTGCCGCGTCCTGACTTCTGGAATCTTTGAGACCAAGTTCCAGGTGGATAAAGTCAACTTCCA CATGTTTGACGTGGGCGGCCAGCGTGATGAACGCCGCAAATGGATCCAGTGCTTCAATG ATGTGACTGCCATCATCTTCGTGGTTGCCAGCAGCAGCTACAACATGGTCATCCGGGAGGACAACCAGACCAACCGCCTGCAGGAGGCTCTGAACCTCTTCAAGAGCATCTGGAACAATAG ATGGCTGCGCACCATCTCTGTGATTCTGTTCCTCAACAAGCAAGATCTGCTCGCTGAGAAAGTCCTTGCCGGAAAATCGAAGATTGAGGACTACTTTCCGGAATTTGCTCGCTACACTACTCCTGAGGATG CAACTCCCGAGCCCGGAGAGGACCCACGCGTGACCCGCGCCAAGTACTTCATTCGAGATGAATTTCTG AGAATCAGCACTGCTAGTGGAGACGGGCGCCACTATTGCTACCCTCACTTCACCTGCGCTGTGGACACCGAGAACATTCGCCGTGTGTTCAATGACTGCCGTGACATCATCCAGCGCATGCACCTCCGTCAGTATGAGCTGCTCTAA
- the LOC131740370 gene encoding guanine nucleotide-binding protein G(s) subunit alpha isoform X5 encodes MRILHVNGFNGEGGEEDPQAARSNSDGEKATKVQDIKNNLKEAIETIVAAMSNLVPPVELANPENQFRVDYILSVMNVPDFDFPPEFYEHAKALWEDEGVRACYERSNEYQLIDCAQYFLDKIDVIKQADYVPSDQDLLRCRVLTSGIFETKFQVDKVNFHMFDVGGQRDERRKWIQCFNDVTAIIFVVASSSYNMVIREDNQTNRLQEALNLFKSIWNNRWLRTISVILFLNKQDLLAEKVLAGKSKIEDYFPEFARYTTPEDATPEPGEDPRVTRAKYFIRDEFLRISTASGDGRHYCYPHFTCAVDTENIRRVFNDCRDIIQRMHLRQYELL; translated from the exons ATGAGGATCCTGCATGTTAATGGGTTTAATGGAGA GGGCGGCGAAGAGGACCCGCAGGCTGCAAGGAGCAACAGCGATGG TGAGAAGGCAACCAAAGTGCAGGACATCAAAAACAACCTGAAAGAGGCCATTGAA ACCATCGTGGCCGCCATGAGCAACCTGGTGCCCCCCGTGGAGCTGGCCAACCCCGAGAACCAGTTCAGAGTGGACTACATTCTGAGCGTGATGAACGTGCCAGACTTTGATTTCCCTCCC GAATTCTACGAGCACGCCAAGGCTCTGTGGGAGGACGAGGGGGTGCGTGCCTGCTATGAGCGCTCCAACGAGTACCAGCTCATCGACTGCGCCCAGTA ctTCCTGGACAAGATTGACGTCATCAAGCAGGCTGACTATGTGCCCAGCGACCAG GACCTGCTGCGCTGCCGCGTCCTGACTTCTGGAATCTTTGAGACCAAGTTCCAGGTGGATAAAGTCAACTTCCA CATGTTTGACGTGGGCGGCCAGCGTGATGAACGCCGCAAATGGATCCAGTGCTTCAATG ATGTGACTGCCATCATCTTCGTGGTTGCCAGCAGCAGCTACAACATGGTCATCCGGGAGGACAACCAGACCAACCGCCTGCAGGAGGCTCTGAACCTCTTCAAGAGCATCTGGAACAATAG ATGGCTGCGCACCATCTCTGTGATTCTGTTCCTCAACAAGCAAGATCTGCTCGCTGAGAAAGTCCTTGCCGGAAAATCGAAGATTGAGGACTACTTTCCGGAATTTGCTCGCTACACTACTCCTGAGGATG CAACTCCCGAGCCCGGAGAGGACCCACGCGTGACCCGCGCCAAGTACTTCATTCGAGATGAATTTCTG AGAATCAGCACTGCTAGTGGAGACGGGCGCCACTATTGCTACCCTCACTTCACCTGCGCTGTGGACACCGAGAACATTCGCCGTGTGTTCAATGACTGCCGTGACATCATCCAGCGCATGCACCTCCGTCAGTATGAGCTGCTCTAA
- the LOC131740370 gene encoding guanine nucleotide-binding protein G(s) subunit alpha isoform X8 — protein sequence MRILHVNGFNGEGGEEDPQAARSNSDGSEKATKVQDIKNNLKEAIETIVAAMSNLVPPVELANPENQFRVDYILSVMNVPDFDFPPEFYEHAKALWEDEGVRACYERSNEYQLIDCAQYFLDKIDVIKQADYVPSDQDLLRCRVLTSGIFETKFQVDKVNFHMFDVGGQRDERRKWIQCFNDVTAIIFVVASSSYNMVIREDNQTNRLQEALNLFKSIWNNRWLRTISVILFLNKQDLLAEKVLAGKSKIEDYFPEFARYTTPEDATPEPGEDPRVTRAKYFIRDEFLRISTASGDGRHYCYPHFTCAVDTENIRRVFNDCRDIIQRMHLRQYELL from the exons ATGAGGATCCTGCATGTTAATGGGTTTAATGGAGA GGGCGGCGAAGAGGACCCGCAGGCTGCAAGGAGCAACAGCGATGG TAGTGAGAAGGCAACCAAAGTGCAGGACATCAAAAACAACCTGAAAGAGGCCATTGAA ACCATCGTGGCCGCCATGAGCAACCTGGTGCCCCCCGTGGAGCTGGCCAACCCCGAGAACCAGTTCAGAGTGGACTACATTCTGAGCGTGATGAACGTGCCAGACTTTGATTTCCCTCCC GAATTCTACGAGCACGCCAAGGCTCTGTGGGAGGACGAGGGGGTGCGTGCCTGCTATGAGCGCTCCAACGAGTACCAGCTCATCGACTGCGCCCAGTA ctTCCTGGACAAGATTGACGTCATCAAGCAGGCTGACTATGTGCCCAGCGACCAG GACCTGCTGCGCTGCCGCGTCCTGACTTCTGGAATCTTTGAGACCAAGTTCCAGGTGGATAAAGTCAACTTCCA CATGTTTGACGTGGGCGGCCAGCGTGATGAACGCCGCAAATGGATCCAGTGCTTCAATG ATGTGACTGCCATCATCTTCGTGGTTGCCAGCAGCAGCTACAACATGGTCATCCGGGAGGACAACCAGACCAACCGCCTGCAGGAGGCTCTGAACCTCTTCAAGAGCATCTGGAACAATAG ATGGCTGCGCACCATCTCTGTGATTCTGTTCCTCAACAAGCAAGATCTGCTCGCTGAGAAAGTCCTTGCCGGAAAATCGAAGATTGAGGACTACTTTCCGGAATTTGCTCGCTACACTACTCCTGAGGATG CAACTCCCGAGCCCGGAGAGGACCCACGCGTGACCCGCGCCAAGTACTTCATTCGAGATGAATTTCTG AGAATCAGCACTGCTAGTGGAGACGGGCGCCACTATTGCTACCCTCACTTCACCTGCGCTGTGGACACCGAGAACATTCGCCGTGTGTTCAATGACTGCCGTGACATCATCCAGCGCATGCACCTCCGTCAGTATGAGCTGCTCTAA
- the LOC136792569 gene encoding protein 4.1 homolog, whose amino-acid sequence MLKMAMKIKARAVESERKTALAAAEVAAEAAAVAAALAEPRAPWKKGDTEKPPKKPEQEAPSEKLLTEKERRKIEKKLLEQRRNEKEKERKKLEKMQKKKKKKKKKVPEAREEARGPGAAADAAAAGADEGAAEGAGGGGVGAGAGATSRIWIEWDTDSSDEDEDDLFDALLGFRGAVWASGLLKISALSAHLPLLTFLVLSVRSPAWVLDFLLQNRPEKGRGCGFFFGATCCFRMFLGCAFFSFVGGRAKGRGRGRYGTSGAFGSGHGAQRQGRDERLI is encoded by the coding sequence ATGCTGAAGATGGCCATGAAGATCAAAGCTCGGGCGGTGGAGAGCGAGAGGAAGACAGCGTTGGCTGCGGCCGAGGTGGCTGCCGAAGCTGCGGCGGTGGCTGCAGCGCTGGCCGAGCCGCGCGCGCCGTGGAAGAAAGGGGACACCGAGAAGCCCCCCAAGAAACCGGAGCAAGAGGCGCCCTCCGAGAAGTTGCTGACCGAAAAGGAGCGGCGGAAGATCGAGAAGAAGCTACTAGAGCAGAGAAGAAacgagaaggagaaggagaggaagaagttgGAGAAGatgcagaagaagaagaagaagaagaagaagaaggtgcCAGAAGCCCGGGAGGAGGCCCGAGGCCCGGGGGCCGCCGCCgatgccgccgccgccggcgcagACGAGGGCGCCGCGGAGGGCGCCGGCGGGGGCGGCGTGGGCGCCGGCGCCGGGGCCACGAGTAGGATCTGGATCGAGTGGGACACGGACTCGAGCGACGAGGACGAGGACGACCTGTTCGACGCCTTGCTAGGCTTCAGGGGCGCCGTGTGGGCGTCCGGGCTGCTGAAGATCAGCGCGCTGAGCGCCCACTTGCCATTGCTGACCTTCCTGGTCCTCTCTGTGCGCAGCCCCGCGTGGGTGCTCGATTTCCTGCTGCAGAATCGCCCGGAGAAGGGCCGCGGCTGCGGCTTCTTTTTCGGGGCGACCTGCTGCTTCCGAATGTTCCTGGGCTGCGCCTTTTTCTCCTTCGTGGGCGGCCGGGCCAAGGGCAGAGGCCGTGGGCGCTACGGGACCTCGGGTGCCTTCGGCTCGGGCCATGGCGCCCAGCGCCAGGGGCGCGACGAGCGGCTCATCTAG
- the LOC131740370 gene encoding guanine nucleotide-binding protein G(s) subunit alpha isoform X1 — translation MGCLGNSKTEDQRNEEKAQREANKKIEKQLQKDKQVYRATHRLLLLGAGESGKSTIVKQMRILHVNGFNGEGGEEDPQAARSNSDGSEKATKVQDIKNNLKEAIETIVAAMSNLVPPVELANPENQFRVDYILSVMNVPDFDFPPEFYEHAKALWEDEGVRACYERSNEYQLIDCAQYFLDKIDVIKQADYVPSDQDLLRCRVLTSGIFETKFQVDKVNFHMFDVGGQRDERRKWIQCFNDVTAIIFVVASSSYNMVIREDNQTNRLQEALNLFKSIWNNRWLRTISVILFLNKQDLLAEKVLAGKSKIEDYFPEFARYTTPEDATPEPGEDPRVTRAKYFIRDEFLRISTASGDGRHYCYPHFTCAVDTENIRRVFNDCRDIIQRMHLRQYELL, via the exons atggGCTGCCTCGGAAACAGTAAGACCGAGGACCAGCGCAACGAGGAGAAGGCGCAGCGCGAGGCCAACAAAAAGATCGAGAAGCAGCTGCAGAAGGACAAGCAGGTCTACCGGGCCACGCACCGCCTGCTGCTGCTGG GTGCTGGAGAATCTGGTAAAAGCACCATCGTGAAGCAAATGAGGATCCTGCATGTTAATGGGTTTAATGGAGA GGGCGGCGAAGAGGACCCGCAGGCTGCAAGGAGCAACAGCGATGG TAGTGAGAAGGCAACCAAAGTGCAGGACATCAAAAACAACCTGAAAGAGGCCATTGAA ACCATCGTGGCCGCCATGAGCAACCTGGTGCCCCCCGTGGAGCTGGCCAACCCCGAGAACCAGTTCAGAGTGGACTACATTCTGAGCGTGATGAACGTGCCAGACTTTGATTTCCCTCCC GAATTCTACGAGCACGCCAAGGCTCTGTGGGAGGACGAGGGGGTGCGTGCCTGCTATGAGCGCTCCAACGAGTACCAGCTCATCGACTGCGCCCAGTA ctTCCTGGACAAGATTGACGTCATCAAGCAGGCTGACTATGTGCCCAGCGACCAG GACCTGCTGCGCTGCCGCGTCCTGACTTCTGGAATCTTTGAGACCAAGTTCCAGGTGGATAAAGTCAACTTCCA CATGTTTGACGTGGGCGGCCAGCGTGATGAACGCCGCAAATGGATCCAGTGCTTCAATG ATGTGACTGCCATCATCTTCGTGGTTGCCAGCAGCAGCTACAACATGGTCATCCGGGAGGACAACCAGACCAACCGCCTGCAGGAGGCTCTGAACCTCTTCAAGAGCATCTGGAACAATAG ATGGCTGCGCACCATCTCTGTGATTCTGTTCCTCAACAAGCAAGATCTGCTCGCTGAGAAAGTCCTTGCCGGAAAATCGAAGATTGAGGACTACTTTCCGGAATTTGCTCGCTACACTACTCCTGAGGATG CAACTCCCGAGCCCGGAGAGGACCCACGCGTGACCCGCGCCAAGTACTTCATTCGAGATGAATTTCTG AGAATCAGCACTGCTAGTGGAGACGGGCGCCACTATTGCTACCCTCACTTCACCTGCGCTGTGGACACCGAGAACATTCGCCGTGTGTTCAATGACTGCCGTGACATCATCCAGCGCATGCACCTCCGTCAGTATGAGCTGCTCTAA
- the LOC131740370 gene encoding guanine nucleotide-binding protein G(s) subunit alpha isoform X4, with protein sequence MGCLGNSKTEDQRNEEKAQREANKKIEKQLQKDKQVYRATHRLLLLGAGESGKSTIVKQMRILHVNGFNGDEKATKVQDIKNNLKEAIETIVAAMSNLVPPVELANPENQFRVDYILSVMNVPDFDFPPEFYEHAKALWEDEGVRACYERSNEYQLIDCAQYFLDKIDVIKQADYVPSDQDLLRCRVLTSGIFETKFQVDKVNFHMFDVGGQRDERRKWIQCFNDVTAIIFVVASSSYNMVIREDNQTNRLQEALNLFKSIWNNRWLRTISVILFLNKQDLLAEKVLAGKSKIEDYFPEFARYTTPEDATPEPGEDPRVTRAKYFIRDEFLRISTASGDGRHYCYPHFTCAVDTENIRRVFNDCRDIIQRMHLRQYELL encoded by the exons atggGCTGCCTCGGAAACAGTAAGACCGAGGACCAGCGCAACGAGGAGAAGGCGCAGCGCGAGGCCAACAAAAAGATCGAGAAGCAGCTGCAGAAGGACAAGCAGGTCTACCGGGCCACGCACCGCCTGCTGCTGCTGG GTGCTGGAGAATCTGGTAAAAGCACCATCGTGAAGCAAATGAGGATCCTGCATGTTAATGGGTTTAATGGAGA TGAGAAGGCAACCAAAGTGCAGGACATCAAAAACAACCTGAAAGAGGCCATTGAA ACCATCGTGGCCGCCATGAGCAACCTGGTGCCCCCCGTGGAGCTGGCCAACCCCGAGAACCAGTTCAGAGTGGACTACATTCTGAGCGTGATGAACGTGCCAGACTTTGATTTCCCTCCC GAATTCTACGAGCACGCCAAGGCTCTGTGGGAGGACGAGGGGGTGCGTGCCTGCTATGAGCGCTCCAACGAGTACCAGCTCATCGACTGCGCCCAGTA ctTCCTGGACAAGATTGACGTCATCAAGCAGGCTGACTATGTGCCCAGCGACCAG GACCTGCTGCGCTGCCGCGTCCTGACTTCTGGAATCTTTGAGACCAAGTTCCAGGTGGATAAAGTCAACTTCCA CATGTTTGACGTGGGCGGCCAGCGTGATGAACGCCGCAAATGGATCCAGTGCTTCAATG ATGTGACTGCCATCATCTTCGTGGTTGCCAGCAGCAGCTACAACATGGTCATCCGGGAGGACAACCAGACCAACCGCCTGCAGGAGGCTCTGAACCTCTTCAAGAGCATCTGGAACAATAG ATGGCTGCGCACCATCTCTGTGATTCTGTTCCTCAACAAGCAAGATCTGCTCGCTGAGAAAGTCCTTGCCGGAAAATCGAAGATTGAGGACTACTTTCCGGAATTTGCTCGCTACACTACTCCTGAGGATG CAACTCCCGAGCCCGGAGAGGACCCACGCGTGACCCGCGCCAAGTACTTCATTCGAGATGAATTTCTG AGAATCAGCACTGCTAGTGGAGACGGGCGCCACTATTGCTACCCTCACTTCACCTGCGCTGTGGACACCGAGAACATTCGCCGTGTGTTCAATGACTGCCGTGACATCATCCAGCGCATGCACCTCCGTCAGTATGAGCTGCTCTAA
- the LOC131740370 gene encoding guanine nucleotide-binding protein G(s) subunit alpha isoform X2, which produces MGCLGNSKTEDQRNEEKAQREANKKIEKQLQKDKQVYRATHRLLLLGAGESGKSTIVKQMRILHVNGFNGEGGEEDPQAARSNSDGEKATKVQDIKNNLKEAIETIVAAMSNLVPPVELANPENQFRVDYILSVMNVPDFDFPPEFYEHAKALWEDEGVRACYERSNEYQLIDCAQYFLDKIDVIKQADYVPSDQDLLRCRVLTSGIFETKFQVDKVNFHMFDVGGQRDERRKWIQCFNDVTAIIFVVASSSYNMVIREDNQTNRLQEALNLFKSIWNNRWLRTISVILFLNKQDLLAEKVLAGKSKIEDYFPEFARYTTPEDATPEPGEDPRVTRAKYFIRDEFLRISTASGDGRHYCYPHFTCAVDTENIRRVFNDCRDIIQRMHLRQYELL; this is translated from the exons atggGCTGCCTCGGAAACAGTAAGACCGAGGACCAGCGCAACGAGGAGAAGGCGCAGCGCGAGGCCAACAAAAAGATCGAGAAGCAGCTGCAGAAGGACAAGCAGGTCTACCGGGCCACGCACCGCCTGCTGCTGCTGG GTGCTGGAGAATCTGGTAAAAGCACCATCGTGAAGCAAATGAGGATCCTGCATGTTAATGGGTTTAATGGAGA GGGCGGCGAAGAGGACCCGCAGGCTGCAAGGAGCAACAGCGATGG TGAGAAGGCAACCAAAGTGCAGGACATCAAAAACAACCTGAAAGAGGCCATTGAA ACCATCGTGGCCGCCATGAGCAACCTGGTGCCCCCCGTGGAGCTGGCCAACCCCGAGAACCAGTTCAGAGTGGACTACATTCTGAGCGTGATGAACGTGCCAGACTTTGATTTCCCTCCC GAATTCTACGAGCACGCCAAGGCTCTGTGGGAGGACGAGGGGGTGCGTGCCTGCTATGAGCGCTCCAACGAGTACCAGCTCATCGACTGCGCCCAGTA ctTCCTGGACAAGATTGACGTCATCAAGCAGGCTGACTATGTGCCCAGCGACCAG GACCTGCTGCGCTGCCGCGTCCTGACTTCTGGAATCTTTGAGACCAAGTTCCAGGTGGATAAAGTCAACTTCCA CATGTTTGACGTGGGCGGCCAGCGTGATGAACGCCGCAAATGGATCCAGTGCTTCAATG ATGTGACTGCCATCATCTTCGTGGTTGCCAGCAGCAGCTACAACATGGTCATCCGGGAGGACAACCAGACCAACCGCCTGCAGGAGGCTCTGAACCTCTTCAAGAGCATCTGGAACAATAG ATGGCTGCGCACCATCTCTGTGATTCTGTTCCTCAACAAGCAAGATCTGCTCGCTGAGAAAGTCCTTGCCGGAAAATCGAAGATTGAGGACTACTTTCCGGAATTTGCTCGCTACACTACTCCTGAGGATG CAACTCCCGAGCCCGGAGAGGACCCACGCGTGACCCGCGCCAAGTACTTCATTCGAGATGAATTTCTG AGAATCAGCACTGCTAGTGGAGACGGGCGCCACTATTGCTACCCTCACTTCACCTGCGCTGTGGACACCGAGAACATTCGCCGTGTGTTCAATGACTGCCGTGACATCATCCAGCGCATGCACCTCCGTCAGTATGAGCTGCTCTAA